The Thermomicrobiales bacterium DNA window TCGTGAAATCGTGAATTGTCTGGAACGCGAGAATGCAACCCTCGGAAGCGCGAGACGCGATTCATTGTGTCGGAGGGAATGATGGCAACGTGTCGTCTCGGGGTGCCCATGCTCAAGACGGACCCGGACCGTCTGGCACGTGGCTCAAGCGTGATGGACCTGACCGGGCGTATGCAATACGCCCCTACAGAGATCCCTGTCAGATACACCGTCTTTGCAAATCCCGCAGACTGTGTACATAAATGGGCGTATTGCATACGCCCATTTATGTACGTGGAGCCAAAGACGCAGGGGAGGGTCGTCTCACGACGAGGACAGGCCGCATCCTCTCCTCGCGGAGCGGCAGCCAACACGCCAGCATCAGGACACCCTCCCTCTCCCCACGGGAGAGGGAGGGCCGGGGAGGGTGAGGTCCCCTACCGCTCCTCCAGCAATGTCCCGATCTTCGTGATTCCAATCGTCACCTTCTCGCTGCCGACCTTGACCTCGGCCTCGTAGTCGGCGGCTTCGACCCAGCCGGGCGCGGCTTCGCGGGCCAGCGTTTCGGCGGCGATGTCTTCCAGATGGACGTCGATCGCCTGCGCCACCTCGGTGCCGGATTCGGTCTGCCAGGCCAGGCGGATCGTGTCCTCGACCCGCAGGCCGGCTTCCTTGCGGGCGTCCTGCACGCCACGGATGAAGTCGCGGGCCAGCCCCTCGTGGATCAGCGCCGGTGTCAGCGTCGTGTCCAGCGCCACCAGCAGGTCGCCCTCTTCGGCGACGTTGAAACCCTCGCGCTCCTTCACGTCCACCAGAATCTCGTCCGGCGTCAGCGCCCAGGTCTGCTCCCCGGCGGCCAGCTCCAGCGAGCCACCGTCGCGTACCGTCGCTGCGACCGTCGCCGGGTCGGCCTCGGCCAGCGCCGCGCGGATGCCACCCAGCGCCTTGCCGTACTTCGGCCCCAGCAGAGCCAGGTTCGGGCGGATGACGTAGGTCGCGTACGTCGATGGATCGTCGATCTGGCCCAGCGCCTTGACGTTCAGCTCATCAAGCAGCTGATCCTGCATGCGCTCGATCGCGGCGTACGTCTCCGGCTCACGCGCCCAGACCAGCACCGTCGGCAGCGGCTGGCGCACCTTGACGCTGGCCTTGTTGCGCGCCGAGCGGCCCAGATTGACCGCCGCCAGCAACGCCGCCATGTCGCGGTCGAGCTGCGCGTCCACCTTGCTCGTGTCGGCCACCGGGTAGTCGCACAGATGCACCGACACCGGCGCGGCCGGGTCGATCGAGCGCACGAGGTTGTCGTACATCTCTTCGGCGGTGAACGGCAGGAACGGCGCGAGCAGCGTCGTCAGCGTCACCAGCACCTCGTGCAGCGTCAGGTAGGCAGCCGCCTTGTCGCGGTCGGCCTCCGTCTTCCAGAAGCGCCGCCGGTTGCGCCGGATGTACCAGTTCGACAGCTCCTCCACGACGAAGCGCTCGATCGCGCGGGTGGCGCTCTGCGCGTCGTAGTCGTTCAGCGCCGCGCGCACCTCGTCGATTACCCCTTGCAGCCGCGAGAGAATCCAGCGGTCCAGCAGCGTTCGCTCGCTGAGCGGTACGGCGTTGGCCGGGTCGGACGGATCGAAGCCATCCAGCGCCGCG harbors:
- a CDS encoding DUF5915 domain-containing protein, producing VMRWLYCSHNPTVNLNFGFHIGDEVRRRFIIPLWNSYAFFANYAALDGFDPSDPANAVPLSERTLLDRWILSRLQGVIDEVRAALNDYDAQSATRAIERFVVEELSNWYIRRNRRRFWKTEADRDKAAAYLTLHEVLVTLTTLLAPFLPFTAEEMYDNLVRSIDPAAPVSVHLCDYPVADTSKVDAQLDRDMAALLAAVNLGRSARNKASVKVRQPLPTVLVWAREPETYAAIERMQDQLLDELNVKALGQIDDPSTYATYVIRPNLALLGPKYGKALGGIRAALAEADPATVAATVRDGGSLELAAGEQTWALTPDEILVDVKEREGFNVAEEGDLLVALDTTLTPALIHEGLARDFIRGVQDARKEAGLRVEDTIRLAWQTESGTEVAQAIDVHLEDIAAETLAREAAPGWVEAADYEAEVKVGSEKVTIGITKIGTLLEER